From the genome of Chaetodon trifascialis isolate fChaTrf1 chromosome 4, fChaTrf1.hap1, whole genome shotgun sequence:
TCCCACAGTGGAACCAAAGGGTAGCACCCGTTGTAAGGACACCTTTCtgctaacaatcccacaatgcagtaTGTTACATTTAATGCCTCTGCAACTGCCAGCAATGACacaaagtgatgatgatgattagaAAGGATGGGATGAGGGAGTGATTCTCAGCTGGTGAAGCTCCATTTGCACTAAAAGCGCTTTATTGAACTGTAGAGTAGCTGACTTTAATTCAGttcagaagaaaataaagctgtttgaatgtgtgatTAAGTGGGAGACAATAAGATAACGTGAAGAAACTGCAAACAACACAAGCATTTGTGGGCATAAAAAGGCAGTTGGCAGGTTAGTGAAACTCTGTCCAAAGAATAAGACAAAAATGCAGTTAAGTTAACTTTAAACCTGCAGTGCCTGATTTGGCCATTGGATATTGTCTTATCAGGGAGGGAAATGTctgcctctttagctgctaaatgctcggctgtgttcaccagctcgtATTTAACCGCATCTGTCAGCTTTTTGGTGCTGAGCCAGTAATGTGCAGtgagtttttagagcttttttacTATAAAtcagctgatttattttttccacttcatttgcgatgaaaataaaataacagatTCTGTAGATTCATTCAGGATTGGATATTGTAGGATATTCAGGTGGGTCAAATCCTGAGGCACCGTGCCTCTTGTATTAATTGACCCAAAGACCCCCATCAGCCCCCCGACCGCCACCCCTTCCCCCAGAGGAGCCGTACAAGGGCAGAAATCTCCTGAGCGTAAAGCACAAGAAATGTGGTCTTCCCATTAGCAGAAACTCTGTTTACTGAATGgattccacagcagagagaaaagatagTGGAAATAAATCATTCTCACCGCTAATAGACAAGTAAATGAGACCTTTGATTGTTTTTCCTTATTGTGTGCAAGTGCAGCTGTGAACTCAGGAAACCTTTGCTCAGAAAACTCCTTTGTGGAAAATTCTTCATTTACATCATGAGATACCGATGAAACAAATAGGACAATTACAGAACGCAAAcagattttcttaaaaaaataaatccaaaaattaagtattatcagcaaaatgtacttacattatgaaaagtaaaagtcctcATTATGCAGTAAAATggctcctgtcagtgttttattattttatatgatGTTTATGAATTAATATTACTGTTGCATTAATGCGTATGTTGGATTTTACTGCTGATGCTCAatgttgagctcattttaacaacTTTATTTACTGTCGGTTAGTttcatctacagcaatgcatcatattctataagatcatcatacGCTTGGCGTGTCGCTGTGCTGTGAGGACCACATATCTCTGAACAGTACATTTCTCATGAGCTCagaaagtttatttattttaagaagtagctgaagctgtcagacaaatgttgtggagtaagtacaatatttacttctgaaatgcagtgcagtagaagtataaaactgcataaaatacagtacatatacaGTCGTTCGTAGAATTCTTCATAATTCACATAAATCCAGGTTAATAGTTTGAAATGCCAGCAGCACTTTTATTAATCAGTGCCTCTTTGGCAAACATCCAATTTCTCTGGAGACATCAATCAtgtttcattgtatttttttccacCTACACAgcccaaaaaaaccccaaaacaatgACTCCAACGCAAAACCTTTTATTTCtcacctctctgtcctgctgcagcatgtCCTCCCATGCAGAGCGCACAGCTCAGCACCAGAAACCACAGCATGGTTGAACCTGTTCTGCCGTTCAGCTTTGCCTCCTGTCGCTCTTCTGCCTTCTGCTTAGACTCAGCGCTCCTCCAGCCGCCTTTTCTCTTTGGTTTTTATACCCCCCACTCCACTGCCCCCTCCCTGGCTTACATCCCCGAGCTTTCCCCTAAAACTCCTCCGCAAAACACGCTTTCTAGACGTCCAAGAAGTCAGAATAAGAGTTTGATTGCACAACACATAAAACTTACACATATCATACATGTATCAGCTGATGTATCTGTTGGTTAGTGTTCAGGTTAGAAGGTGTACggccttttttctttgtctgccaTGTTAGTTAGTTGGTCCttttaaaaactaaaattgTGTCTATATTAACATTTTTGGACATATCTAAACTCTGTATTACactataattattatttttaagtCAGCCCATaaccacacagtcacattgcCTGAttatcagtgaaaacagctccacagcaggtttacaaaaatacaatttttccTGTTAGTTGTCCTTTAACATCcaaatgaagaatgaagaaatacacaaaaagcacaacttactttttatgtaaaatgtgaaaacaggctTCAGATCCAGTCCAGATTTTACTGCAAACCTTTGTTTACCCTGATGATTACATTAGATTctacaaagtgtgtgtgtgtgtgtgtgtgtgtgtgtgtgtgtgtgtgtgtgtgtgtgtgtgtgtgtgtgtgtgtgtgtgtgtgtgtgtgtgtgtgtatgtgtgtgtcagtaatgGGATCAACAGATGTTGGTTACATTCCTGGCAGTGAAGGTTTTAAGGTTTTTGGTCCACATCACCTTGATAAGCTCTCAccacctctcctctttctccgtccctccgtccctgcCTGCTCGCTGCCTTGCCCAAAGGAGCAGGGAAGTCTCACTGCGGGTCTCCAccggaaaaacaaacaaagcagctccTTTCTGTCGTCATGCTGGAGACCTGGATGCTTTACTCTGAAGTGGAAGAAATGACGACGTCTCTGAGAACTTTtttaagcagcagaaaatgattgttaatgcattttattaaaGGATGGAATGAGAGGTTAATTGATTGAAATCTCTTCACATGGAGTTTTACACCTCTTTGACCTTTGAATTGCTTTAACGCTGTTCTTCGCTGTCTGACAGGAGCATACACATTATATCAGCTTGTCATCAAAACTATATGATGCTTATATTTAAAGACAAGGCTCTTTAAGTTGCAcgcttttctctgtcttttgtgtAGTTCTAGACCCATTTCCCCCAAAGTCAGCCTGACATATTTGCtatctttggaaactttgggaTGTCCTTGACAATTTGAAATAAAGTTCTTGAAGTTTGAATGCTGCTTGGCTGCACAGAGTGAGTTTGAGCTGACTGACCCACCTGGCAGGCTGCTGCCTGTTGAAGGGGAACTCCACTGATGCAGGTCTTGTGGAGTGCTACTGCGTATGAGAAAAAGGCCTGTAAAGAGCTTTTTGctgctccagagggagctgcatgaAATCTGATGAACATCGATTAGAGCTGAAaactacaagtttgaaaatgaaaaaaaaaaaaaaaaatactgtgctGTTGATTTGGAAAGAGTGGAGTTTACCAGACCTCTTTAGTCTGCTCCTCATCTGTGCCGTGCAGGTTAGCGGGTCTAGGCTACATCAGCCGCTGCTAACATAACACACATGAATCTCCACCCGAACACCCACTGATTAAGTAGTGGGTAATGAGGGGTGCCCAGTTTTTATGTTCTGTGTTCATTATCATGAGCTATTTCAGTCCTAGCTGTCCCTCATATGCATCATCTGCAGAAACTAACCAGTCTTCTCTCAagtatcaataaagttttatgtCATACTGACAATTGAAAGCAAAGTCACCAAAGAggataaaataaacatttggaTAGCGTCCTGTATCCGGCTGAGCTGAAGCTTCAGGGATGGTTTCCGTGTGTGAGCCCCAGCAGAGCAACAAACGCAGCCAGCAGACTTTCTACCTCCCTgatcttctctgctgctgtgaggaaTGTGAAGGTTAAAGGTCGAGTGTAACAACCTCCTGCAAAGTTCATTAGTGCTGCTTTATTGCCTGTGCTACAACAGTTTGTAGCTCGGTGGGGGCGTCCAGGTTTCTCAGGACATGACCTCAGGTTGACCTCAGACCTTTCCTGTCACCTCTCAACAGCCTCAGAGTTACATAACAGAGGGGTGATGAAGACATACATACTCCTGACTGCAGACTGATTCCTGGACCAGTTTCAGTCCTAGAGGACTCTTAAATGCTCAAGTTTTACCACTAAATTTTTACAGTTAAGAATAAGTGCAATGCATAAACACTGCTAAGAGTTAGAAAGTGCTCTCAGCTCCAGAGTGATGGTTTATAACCCCGTTAGGAGTCACTGGCAGATGGCTGCAGTACAGCTCAGAGAAAGCGGCTTCACACTTTCCAACATGAAAAAGATATTTTGGAAATGCAGAATAATAATTTTCTAAAGCCAACATTTTTCATAATTCTGGTGCAGCAGTATTATTCATTCCTGTTTCAAGATGCAGACTCTCTTCACTAAATTTTCCTAAGAAAGTTGGtttaaattgaaaaataaataatgattattaaatattcataatgTACTGCCACACAAGGTTTATAGAGCTCAATTTCTGCCAGAAGTGACTTTATCAGATTGCAGATAAACATCCCAGCTCTTTATAAAGTAGTCAAAATCAACTCCATCCCGACCACCtaaaagagaaatgctgctCACACCTGAACGCATCAGTAAAGTAAAAgttactgcagtactttaaGTGAAGTAAAGGACCTGAATACTCTGTCCACCTCTACTGGAAACTTTCAAAGTGAATCATTTCAGCATTAGGTTGACCTGCATGTTCTTTGTTTCAGAAAtcaagaaacaagaaaacatatgtacattttattaaacattcaATTCACATCAGCAGACTAAAGCTACTTAAAGACACAAATGTCCTTTGCAGAAAACTAAAAACCACTGAAAACCTAAAAAGAACATGTTCTTCATCAAGTTTTTTACCTTCATCAAACTTCAGAAAAATGCTGATGCATTGTTATAATATGTAACACCATGATACACAGTGCTTTATGCAGAACTGGACCGAAACTGAAGTGGAGATAAATCTAGAACTCTATTATGACCATTTATTACTACTGAAATGTCAGcatagaaataaatgttaatgaGAAAAGGGAATTAAAAACCACCACAACTTAACATTTCTCTCGATTTTATTTAAAGTCATCAAAGTCATGAACTCAATGCAAAAAGCAGCAATGTTCTGTCACATATTGCTTTCttcacatttgaatgtttgATTGAGAGTCCgatgaatttgtgttttccatttctttctgaACTAAAATAAGGATTGATGGACTTAAGGAAAACCACTGACACCCGTTAACACAACTGCCGATGTGGAACAGAGGCCCATGCAGCTCCTACGCGTGGATCACCACACAGTGTTGAGCACAGATGCAgatgctcacaaacacacaaataaataggTTTAAAATGTCCAGGTTGGGTTGAAACATTTGCTGTGGTATTTACAGAGTCCTCCTGCTGTGTAAAATGCAGAAAGCACCATTTTGCTCTAGCAGAAAAGGTCTCATTTGGTAAAACATCAAACTACCCCTTTCCCTGGAAAGGAATGGGAAGTCCCATCATGTGGAGGCCACGATGGGGGCGAGTCAGATGTTTCTCTGGAGCAGCGTGGCGTCCTACTCGGCTTTCTTGGCCTTCCTCTTGCGAGCTCCTTCGCTCAGCTCCTCCTTGGTTTTGAGAGGTGAAGAGGGGGCAGCAGTGGGAGGATGATGGTGGTCCTCCTCAGATCCACCAAGAGGGGAGCCGAACAGCAGGTGGCAAACCCAGGACTCGATGAGGGCGAAGGGGGAGCCGTGAGAGTGTCGGGCAGTCATCACCACCTGAGGGAAGATGGTGTCAGTCAGGGGAGATCAGCCTGATTTTCTGATGATTAAATAACAATGGTCTGATTTACCAACTCATATGACAGCTTTTACTGGAGCGGCCACAAACTACACTTTGCCAGACACAAAAGTGGAGCGTTTAATTTCTGTAAGAATCTCATTCTCTCGTACGCAACACAGCACAGAAGTAAGAGTTCAGGcttgaaacagaacagaacagccACACTGTCAGCTACACCTCCCGCAGTAGCACTGATCTTACCTTGCTTGTGGCCATGAAGAGGGTGAAGGCGAGGATGAGGGTGCTCTTGGACACTGGCAGCCAGTGGCTCTCCTGCAGGGTGAAGAGGATGGCTCCGTACAGACTGGCTTTGGTCGggctgcagagacaaaagacaaaactgtCAGGAAAACATCTGACTAACGCAGGGATCAAAATAACAACGAGATGACAATTAGAATCAAAGGCTGAGTGGGGGATAAAAGCATTCATTGTTTTAGATTTATGAAGTGTAAGAAACAATgattttattgttctttttgcattttcgttgaaaatgaatgtttagcTGAATGAGTGGATTCAAGCTGGAGCGTTCCTCCGTCAGGTGAACAAATTCCCTGTTTATCAAAACTCTTCAAGAAAGTTTAAAATACACTTATGAAGATGAAGATACAAACTTTTCTTATATGGAATCAGAGATTTTCATCTGACAGTGACTCcgtttaaaggtccagtgtgtcgGACGGAGAGGGATCTACAAGCTATAAGTacattttcattagtgtataatcaccagAGTATAAGAATAgttgtgttttcgttacctGTTGCagtgccatgtttctacagtagcccagaacagacaaaccagacACCGGCTCTCTCTTGTGATTTTAATGGCCAACATGAGAGAGGGTAAAACGCTGGGCTGCGATCTGTAACCCcgccactagatgccactaaattcTACACAATAGACCTTTAAGACAAACACAGTAGTCTGCCAAAGTAAGTTTTTTATGTTACCACCAGGGGGCgtgaaagtgagaaaatgcaAAATTCTACACTTTCTACACAGTAACTTCAGCAAATCTGCAGTGCCTCTCAAACAGGCCGGCTGTGTTTTCGATGTCCAGTCTTagtcacagtgacctttaaGTCCTACTTTTGTCTCTGAAGTTTGGTTGGAAACACCCACATGCTtgaggaggcagagatgagtttattttcacatcagcagcaggaagcacagACTTACAATGACATGTTGAGGATCTCGTTGCTGTCGGGCCTCCACACACCACGCAGCAGCTGctcaaaaatggaaatgagagcCACTCCAGAGCCTGCGAAGATAAAAATAGACAGTGGgaaaaatgaggacaaaaaagTCTATGAGGCAGCTTTTCTCTGgcttcagcttttctttcattttcagcatggACGCCTGCAGGGCATCACtgctgaagcagaaacagtggGGGGGCTCAAGATCAGGACAATCCTTTATATCTATTTCTTTggacatttctctgctgttggaCAGTTTTACAGTAACAAAGCACATGAATTATGAGGCTTAGGTCTGCAACACGATTTTAAGACAACTTACAGATCAAACATGACCTCATGACTTCTGGATTCAAACATTGGtcacaaagacatttttcttttatttcaagaAGTCTATCTAAGCTGAAGCCACTCTAACTTCATACCTaaaattttcatcatttttaaatgGATCTAATGTAAGTCTAGTGACTGGTCATTCTCACATAACCTGGTTTCTCTAACCTGTTCACTGTGAACACTGTCTCGCTcaaacatgaatgaacagcGCGTGGGCACACTGTCATGCACGtgctgttcattcatgttcaaatgcagcagctgcagttccCTGAAGATGTTTCTGTCGTTCACTGAATGCAGctgtcaaacacagagagctgagacTGCAGGCTCACCAAGCTGCATCCAACACTTTCCTCTAAAGCTGAAACGATTAGTCAGTTAATCAGTTCAGGTCAGTGGTGACTGGAAGCAAGTCGCTGTGAAATCACAAGATACCGACCTTTGACGTATCCAACGATGACCATGATGAAGAAGCCGTGGTGGTAGGCGTGGTGGGCATGATGAACACCGGCGGCGATCTTGCGAGTGCGGACGACTTCCTTCATGGCGACCAACACCAGCTTGACGGGCAGGAAAGCCACACATTTATAGAAGAGGTTCAGCGGACAGTAAAAGAGGAGATACCTTGTAtttgacagagaaagagaagatgtTAGAGTCATGGAAGGAGGTGGTGAAAATCAAATATTCAGCTTCGATGGTCACCcacatgacagaaacacaactcttCCCACTGGCCTTCTGGCCATAAAGATAAGTTCTGTTTTACAAGGTTTTGAGAAATCCACTGCTGAGATCATCCCAACACGTCTTTCTCTTTCAAAATCTATAAGTGTCACTTTATTATattctatttcatttttcttcctgttactgtgtttttaaatgtagcTGTACTGCAAACACTTAGAAATGCCTCTGTGTTTAAAGGGTGctaaaaatctctctctctctctctctctctctctctctcactgtattttcactttctctgcaaACCAAATTCCATGCACCTATTATGATATTTAAAACCATGAAACCAAAGCTATCTGCAGATGTGTAGgggaaaatattttttcagttGAAGTGATCctttaaagaaatgtttgttttcctgtgaaaagcaaggggaaaaaaatctgttttctgaAGGAAATGACCTCTAAACAGTGTCTGGCAGGGGATAAATTGATCGTATACACAGTCGTAAAAGTTTGATGAAAAGCCTGATTCAAGAAAATCAGATCTAATAGTCCCATCCACATGACCTTCAAACAGACTCCCGGTGAAGGGTGAAGTCCATCTGAGGATTTTCTCACCAGACAGCTGAAGCCAGCAGGATGTGGCTGTTGTATTGGAAATAGTCGATGGGGCTGCTTCCAAGCATGATGTCTGCCAGGATGTAACTACTAAAGCAGTAGAGCATGGCAGAGAGCCAGGAGGCCACGGGACTCCTGCGAGAAACCTCCACTGAGCCtgcaacacagaggaggagctgtcaGAGACTGTTCccagcacacacagataacGTGACAAACTGAAAATCCAGTTATCTTtgcacattttctctgctttaagAAGCAAAGGTATTGATTGATACTGATTAATTTAAAGCTTTTTTATTTATGAATCAATCATCAGACACATTTATTTACCAAACAGGGTATGAAAATGATtctgattttacattttctgcttttggtGACTCCCAGTGGTAGAATCCAAAAATGCATGCagcaaattaattttaaaatgatgcatttatccttaatttgaatttgaatcatctgttttcaaaatgtatcaattaaaaaaaatcagttgtgTTTCACCAGTGAAACAATGACCTCCTGAATCCTAATGGTCCATATCCTGTTTTAGAAGCTTTTCCACAGAAATGTCTGCAGTAactttgttcttttttggtAATCaccaataatttttttttttttttccaaactttcTGTCAGTTCCTACAGAGTAAAACTGTTCGTGCTGACCTTCAAAAGTCATTATCAGCGGGTTCCTTGTGCGTCCATGTGCTGTATCTTTGTCCACGCCCAGTTAAGCCTTTGAGTTCCCGCCCTGATAATCTGCCTCTTTATCATAACCTAATATTGACTTCTGCAGTCATTTATGAGTTGAGTTTACCAAAGAAGCAGAACAGACAGCTCTTTATAGTTCATGAACTGAGTGTATGCTTTGCATatgattgttttggtttttttacatgttttatatatataataaagaaaacatttggagTGTCTATGTGAATTTCTAGATTATATTCCATACAATAGATTTGATTATATTCCAAACATTTACACCATGTCAGTATACATCATACCATGACATTTCTACCAGTCAAACGCAGGCTTCTTGTTCTTTGATAACTTCAGGCCTTGTACCTGTTACAATTATCCTTCTGGCAGGTCAGTCTCAGTCTCAATCAATCTGCTAAGCCTCAAACTTGTATTTCATGTCTTAATGAAAACCACTGCATCTCTCCAGCCCTTGTCTGTTGTCCCACAAACACATGATGTCCAGACTGTGTGCCtagctctctttctccctctgttgtccctgttttctcctgcttgtcctctcttttcactcagACTCTCTGTACTGGACTGTCGGCCCTCCTGGGGCCTCTCTCCTGGCTGTTGGTGCTTCGTTCCAGATGCTTTGGATCTGGACCTTCATCCTGCAGGATTCAGcatcaccttctctctctctctctctctctctctctctctctctctctctctctctctctctctctctctccttgtgtgAATGTTGtccttgtctctctccctgtgtgtatgcttcttttctcctcatggTGTGTTTGAGCATtgccttttgtgtgtttgtgtttgagtacTGTGTCCTCTTTCCAGGTCTCCATGGTGGAGAGGATGTCAGATTTTTCCTTATCAGAA
Proteins encoded in this window:
- the tmem38a gene encoding trimeric intracellular cation channel type A, translating into MEVLAALNLGDFAQIFSKMGMFPVFDVAYYIVSILYLKYEPGSVEVSRRSPVASWLSAMLYCFSSYILADIMLGSSPIDYFQYNSHILLASAVWYLLFYCPLNLFYKCVAFLPVKLVLVAMKEVVRTRKIAAGVHHAHHAYHHGFFIMVIVGYVKGSGVALISIFEQLLRGVWRPDSNEILNMSFPTKASLYGAILFTLQESHWLPVSKSTLILAFTLFMATSKVVMTARHSHGSPFALIESWVCHLLFGSPLGGSEEDHHHPPTAAPSSPLKTKEELSEGARKRKAKKAE